A window of the Diospyros lotus cultivar Yz01 unplaced genomic scaffold, ASM1463336v1 superscaf1, whole genome shotgun sequence genome harbors these coding sequences:
- the LOC127792983 gene encoding mitochondrial import receptor subunit TOM6 homolog, whose amino-acid sequence MFASMFPRKPDKEVALKQLKSHVAMFGVWVSVVRVAPYILHYFSDQKDELKLDL is encoded by the coding sequence aTGTTCGCGTCAATGTTTCCCCGGAAGCCGGACAAGGAGGTGGCTCTGAAGCAGCTCAAGAGCCACGTCGCCATGTTCGGCGTTTGGGTCTCGGTGGTTCGTGTCGCCCCTTACATTCTTCACTATTTCTCCGACCAGAAAGACGAACTCAAGCTTGATCTCTAA